A DNA window from Pseudorasbora parva isolate DD20220531a chromosome 5, ASM2467924v1, whole genome shotgun sequence contains the following coding sequences:
- the txndc9 gene encoding thioredoxin domain-containing protein 9, which yields MASQSMEVVAKALEQQVLQSARVVEEQLDAELGKLQSMDEDDLERLKERRLEALKKAQKQKQEWISKGHGEYREIPSERDFFAEVKESKSVVCHFYRDSTFRCKILDKHLAVLAKKHLETKFIKLNVEKAPFLTERLKIKVIPTLALVKDGKTKDYIVGFTDLGNTDEFPTEMLEWRLGCSSIINYSGNILEPPTIGQKSGSKFTKVEKKTIRGKGYDSDSESDED from the exons ATGGCCAGTCAGTCAATGGAGGTTGTAGCTAAAGCTCTGGAGCAGCAAGTGTTGCAGTCAGCACGGGTGGTGGAAGAGCAGCTGGATGCAGAACTAGGGAAGTTGCAGAGCATGGATGAAGATGACCTGGAGCGACTCAAGGAGAGAAGGCTCGAGGCACTTAAGAAAGCTCAGAAACAGAAGCAG GAGTGGATATCTAAAGGACATGGTGAATACAGAGAGATCCCAAGTGAGAGAGATTTTTTTGCTGAGGTGAAGGAAAGCAAAAGTGTTGTCTGCCATTTCTACAGAGACTCTACCTTCAG ATGCAAAATTTTGGACAAGCACCTAGCTGTTTTGGCTAAGAAACATCTGGAAACAAAGTTCATCAAGCTGAATGTTGAGAAGGCTCCATTTTTAACAGAGAGGCTGAAGATTAAAGTCATTCCAACACTGGCTCTGGTGAAGGATGGGAAGACCAAGGATTATATTGTGGGCTTCACCGATCTGGGCAACACAGACGAGTTTCCTACCGAAATGCTGGAGTGGAGACTGGGCTGCTCAAGTATCATCAACTACAG TGGGAATATTTTGGAGCCACCAACAATTGGGCAGAAGTCAGGGTCAAAGTTCACCAAGGTGGAGAAAAAAACCATCAGAGGCAAAGGTTATGACTCCGATTCTGAATCTGATGAGGATTAG